The following are encoded in a window of Impatiens glandulifera chromosome 5, dImpGla2.1, whole genome shotgun sequence genomic DNA:
- the LOC124939330 gene encoding F-box protein At3g07870-like encodes MEEQALNPKRAKKTDEALGGASPSIDQVPNHILVDILSRLPIKSLIQCRSVCKSFLYLISVDTDFRSLHLSRSPPELLFYNSDSKQIILLDSDADQAHQLTLRFDGLSDMMIVNSSRGLLCLRSLDTSFPFCVINPISLEFTLIPNPVVIDSEDPVSLMVGFGYSPMSDKYKIIKVSKSLDSTGKNCFHTDIYTIGSPSSSWRRIEDAPIQEITQCFSTFLGGRLYWIMNETASIYCYGFMIYFDFDSETFGTETLPPPFDISRYRDNVTVVNFGVFQGMLRISVLTDSGNNPHIWVLKEFGVDKSWCLDELPFSFPGKYINNNKSESLVFMAGYYTVTYSLIEKKIVYGKLKPFSHVPILLPLKELLVGVEVHLLNSTQSEDVEDEV; translated from the exons ATGGAAGAACAGGCTCTAAACCCTAAGAGGGCCAAGAAAACGGACGAAGCTTTGGGCGGCGCTTCTCCTTCAATCGACCAAGTACCAAACCACATTCTCGTCGATATCCTTTCTCGTCTTCCGATCAAATCCCTCATACAGTGCAGGAGCGTCTGTAAATCCTTTCTCTATTTGATCTCCGTAGACACCGATTTCCGTTCCTTACACCTCTCAAGATCCCCTCCTGAGCTCCTATTCTACAATTCAGACTCGAAACAGATCATTCTCTTGGATTCCGACGCCGACCAAGCACACCAGCTCACTCTCCGCTTCGACGGACTTTCCGATATGATGATCGTGAACTCGAGCCGCGGCCTTCTCTGCCTCCGCTCACTTGATACCTCTTTTCCCTTTTGCGTCATTAATCCCATCTCTCTGGAATTCACTCTTATCCCGAATCCCGTGGTGATCGACAGTGAAGACCCTGTTTCTTTGATGGTCGGATTTGGGTACAGTCCCATGTCCGATAAATACAAGATTATAAAGGTATCAAAGTCTCTCGATTCAACTGGTAAAAACTGTTTTCATACCGACATTTATACAATCGGatcaccttcttcttcttggaggAGAATTGAAGATGCTCCAATACAAGAGATTACACAGTGTTTTTCAACGTTCCTTGGTGGACGTTTATATTGGATAATGAACGAGACTGCATCTATCTATTGTTATGGGTTCATGATTTATTTCGATTTTGATAGTGAAACATTTGGAACAGAAACTTTGCCCCCTCCTTTTGACATCTCCCGATACAGAGATAATGTGACAGTTGTTAACTTTGGTGTGTTTCAAGGTATGTTGAGAATAAGTGTATTGACTGATTCGGGAAACAACCCGCACATTTGGGTTTTGAAGGAGTTTGGGGTTGACAAATCGTGGTGCTTAGATGAGCTTCCTTTTTCATTTCCTGGCAagtatataaacaataataagtCTGAGTCATTGGTTTTTATGGCTGGTTATTATACGGTTACATACAGCCTCATTGAGAAGAAGATTGTTTATGGTAAATTGAAACCATTCTCACATGTTCCTATCTTGCTGCCCCTTAAGGAATTACTAGTAGGAGTTGAGGTCCATCTCCTAAATTCAACTCAAAG CGAAGATGTGGAAGATGAAGTGTGA